Genomic window (Shewanella psychropiezotolerans):
CCCTGCTGGGTCTCACCATAGTCGATGTGCAGCAAGCGCTGCAGGTCGCGGTGTCCGGCGTGCAAGTTGGCCTCATCTATGAGGGGGACAGACGTTTTAAACTCATAGTGCGTATGGATGGCAATATCAGCCAAGATCTGAGGGCACTGGAAAACCTGCCTATTGCGCTGCCCCTAGATCTCAATCCGGATCTTAGCTATGTGCCTCTGGGTGAAGTCGCCGACATTAAGTTCAAGGTCGGCCCCAATCAGATCAATCGTCAGAGCGGCAAGCGTCATGTGGTGGTGACAGCCAATGTCGAGGGACGAGACTTGGGCTCCTTTATTAAGGACACTAAGCGTCTCATGGGTGATGAGCTTAATCTGCCCAGTGGTTACTGGAGCGAGTATGGCGGCACTTTTGAGCAACTCGAATCGGCATCCGATCGCTTGATGATCATAGTGCCACTGACCTTACTGCTCATCTTCGGCCTGTTATACAGCGCTTTTGGCTCAATCAGAGACTCGATGATCATCTTCAGCGGCGTGCCGCTGGCACTGACCGGAGGCGTACTGGCTCTGGTGCTCAGGGACATGCCTCTGTCTATCTCGGCGGCGGTGGGCTTTATCGCCCTCTCGGGCATAGCCGTGCTCAATGGCGTGGTGATGTTGAGCTTCATCAAGGAGCTTAGGGTACAGGGACTGGAGCTTTTTGAGGCAATTAAACAAGGCGCGAGTCAGCGACTGCGACCGGTATTGATGACAGCCTTAGTCGCGAGTCTTGGATTTGTGCCCATGGCCCTTAATGTCGGTACTGGCGCCGAGGTGCAGCGTCCACTGGCAACCGTAGTGATAGGCGGCATAGTGTCATCGACCCTGCTGACTCTGGTCATCTTGCCCGTGCTCTATTTGCTGGTGTATCGCTTCAAAGCAAAAGCTAAGGAAGTGAATGGGTAAATTCATCCTTAAACTCGCTCTTAACAATAAGAGTTTTTAGTTTTAGCGAGTTAATGGCGGGGGCATGTCCCCCGCTTTTTTATTTCAGATTTTCTTTACCCAGTTCGCGCCTCAAGAAGATGACAACCCCCATAAACTTATCCCTATAAACAAGTTTCAGCCTTTTGACTGATAGCTTTTCTCCTTTCTTGAGTAAGTTTTAGACGTTTAAATCCACGGCCTGACTATAATTTAAGCGCTTGAACGCTTTATTGGCTAAAAAACGCTAACTGCCGAAATTAACTACTGAATTTTTAAATCTTCATGCCTACACTGAAATCATCAAGAGTCATATACGAGGTTGCCTATGCCAATATCTCCGTTATCCCCTCTAAGCAGTGACCAGCTTTACCGCAGTTCAGAGCTATCAGGCCTGGAGGCCGATTGTAAATCTACTAAACACTTAACTCCCCTGGATGAAATTGTCGGACAGGAACGCGCCCAACAGGCCGTCGAGTTTGCCATGTCCATGCCAGACAAGGGCTATAACATCTACGCCATCGGCCGTAATGGTCTGGGTAAGCGCACCATGGTGATGCGTTATCTCGATCGTTATGAGCCCAACGGCCGCGGTCATAGTCTCCATGACTGGTGTTATGTAATTAACTTCGATGAAGCCCGTGTGCCTAAAGTGCTGAAGATGTCAGCTGGCTCGGGTATCGAGTTCAAGAAAGATGTCGAGAAGTTCATCATCAAGCTAACCAAATCCTTGCCTTTGGCGTTCGACAATGAGATGTATTACTCCAGCGCCGAGAAACTCAAGAGTCAGCTGTCGAACAGACAGGAATCTGCACTTACAGGCCTCACTAAGGAAGCCAAAGACACGAGTATCAGCCTAACCATCACGGCCCAGGGCAGTTATGAGCTCGTGGCCATGAACGGTGAGGAAGCCCATACCGACGAGACATTTAAGGCACTGAGCAAGAAACAGCAAGATGTCTTAGAAACCTCTATCGTCGAACTCGAATCTAAGCTCAGAGTCATAATCCGTCAATTTACTGTGTGGGAAGAGGAATACTCTGACAAGCAACAGAAGCAAGATGAGCAGGTGGCTCAGGATGTTCTCAGCCACCTGATGACCAAGCTCAAGGAGAAATACAGCGGCATTCCGGCCGTTAAGAGCTATCTTGGTGCTATGCATAAGGACATTCTCGACAACTTAGATCTGTTTCTCGAAGACAACGAGGAGCAGCTGGCGCTTTCTTATGCTTCTTTAGACAAGAAGATGCCCCGCCGCTATCAGGTCAATGTGCTGGTCAATCAAGATGACGGCAAGATGCCTATCATAGTCGAGGAGTCGCCCAATTATCACTCCATCTTCGGTTATATCGAGAATGCGACCTTCAAAGGCACCATCTTTTCCGATTTCTCACTGATCCGCTCCGGCAGTCTGCACAAGGCCAACGGCGGCGTGCTGATGATAGATGCGGCCAAGGTATTGGAACAGCCCTATGTGTGGGACGGTCTTAAGCGGGCCCTTCGCTCGCGCAAGCTCAGCCTTAGCTCCCTCGAACGTGAAGTCACCCTGTCAGGCACCATCTCACTGGATCCCGAGGCAATTCCTCTGGATGTAAAAATCATCTTATTCGGTGATTATCAGACTTATCAGTTACTGCAGCACTATGATCCCGAATTCAGTGAACTGTTTAGGGTGACTGCAGATTTTGAAGATGTAATGCCACGTACCGAGAAATCTGAGGCCCTATACGCCAAGTTTATCTCCAGTATCGTGCATGGCAACAAGATGCTGCATTGTGATCGCAATGCCATAAAACGCATCATAGAATTCAGTTCTCGTCAGGCCGACGATCAGAACAAACTCTCCCTGCACTCAGCCGACATTGCCAACCTGCTACGAGAGTCTAATTACTGCGCTCGCGCCGTCAATGCCAACATGATCCGCGCCAGCCATGTCGAACAGGCCCTGCACAATCATGAGATGCGCGTATGCCGACTCAAAGACAATGTAATGGAAAGTTTCATCACAGGCACCACACTTATCAGCACTGAAGATCATGTCGTCGGACAGGTCAATGCACTGTCTGTTATCGCGACCTCCGATCATCAGTTCGGTGCACCGAACCGCATCACGGCAACCACAGCCTTCGGTGAAGGCAGGGTGTTCGACATAGAAAGAAAAGTGGACTTAGGCGGTAGCTTACACTCCAAGGGTGTGATGATCCTATCGGCCTACCTGGCGTCCTTGCTAGGTAAGACCGCCAAGATCCCCCTCACCACCCATATCACCTTCGAGCAATCTTACGGTGGTGTCGATGGTGATAGTGCCACCATGGCCGAACTGTGTGCCATAGTGTCTTCGTTTTCTAATCAGGCAATCAGACAAGATGTAGCCATCACAGGCTCGATGAATCAGTTCGGTGAAGCCCAGCCAATCGGCGGCGTTAACGAGAAGATTGAAGGCTTCTTCGATGTCTGTACCATCATGGGACGCACTAACACTCAAGGGGTGATCATTCCTAAGACCAACGTGCAGAATCTGATGCTGCGTAGCGATATTGTCGAGGCAGTCAAGAAAGGCAAATTTAATATCTGGGCTATTGACCATGTCAGTCAGGCCATCGAGTTGCTGACAGGCATCGAGTCCGGAATTAATCTAGGCACTAAGTCGAAGCAGCAGGATGAGCATCCAGCTGCTTCGGTATTAGGTCTGGCTCAGGCACGCTTGAGTGAGCTTAGGAAGACATCTCCAGCTTCGAGCGTAGAATGAGCCTCTGATCATTTTAAAGCGGGTCATTCGTGAAATGAAATACTCGCTTAAAACAGGTCATTCCGTAAAGTGAACAACGAACTTGTACGGGATCCACGCCTCTTAAGCAGAGCTGGATCCCGGGCATCTCGTGCCTCGCTACCGGGATGTCGACTCAAGGATTGTCATTTAACCAGGCTCCTCTGTAACCCTTAAGCAACACTAGGCTGCAGCCAAAAAATAGATGGAAGCCAGACTTTTCCGGCTTCCATCTTCTCACGACCCCACCTTTAAACTGATTTCTCATTTAAGTCCTATTTAATGAGTTTTGATAATCTTGAGTGGTATACCAATAGGTTAAAGATTTCGCCCAATTGTCGAAGCCGCTCACTGCTTAAATAAGTACACATTGGTCACAACTCCTTTCTTTTTTACGACTAGGTTCGAGCATCTGTCTTAATGTCAGGCCATTTATTGCCCAACTGGGCAAGATCTTGCTCGAGTCTGGGCCATTTTTTGCCCAGCTCAAATGTTCATTTTTTGTGTCAGTTATAAAATCAAAAGCTTACCTAGTTGGCATGTTGTTTGCGATATCAGCGAGCGGCCATATTTAACTTTCGTTAATTTATTGTTAATAAAGGAATAATCAATGCCAAGAGATAAGGGTTCGGATACAAGTTTCCAGTCAGTGCCACAGCCGATCGGTTTAGTGACTAAAGATGGCGAGCGAAAGACCGTTAAAGCGCTTGAACCAGCGTCCACTTCCCGAATGAGTGATGCAGAGTTTGAACAAGGCAAAAAGGAGATGGAACGCAAGGCATTCGTTAATCGCAAACGTGCTGAAGTGGCCGTTCCTGACAAGCCAGAATATTACCGTAATCAAAATGTCATTGATTCGCAGGCCACACAGGCGGCATCCAGTGAGGCTGTACGCGCTAAGGACGTATCTAAGCCTAAGCCACCGGGTAAGCAGGCCAAAATGCACATCCCAGTCTCAAAGGGAGGTCGGCAATTGAGCATAAATTACGTTTGGTTGGGCAGTAATCCTTTGGGGGCCCTGGAAAAATTCAACATTTACTCCTGGAGAACTCTGGGCCACAAGGTCAATATCTACACTCATCCCTTCGCTGGTGCCTCTGAGCATACCGAAGTCACTTTGGGGTTAGAAATGGGCGATGCAAGGGTCATCTCTCTGAGTAATATCCTTGCCGCCGACGATACGGAAGTAGGCGCGGACAATCCCAAGGTGCACCTCGGTGATGCGCGCTCGATACTACAGCGTTGGCTTGAAGCAATACCTAAAGAGGAAAGACCCTTAATAGAACATATATTCAATATGGTTGATCTTACCAAGTCATACCTGGGTGGCACGCAACGTGGGATTGTATTGGACATGAAGGTCGGTCCGAGTATTCACCTTCAAGACTATGCAGCAAGTTTCGACAGCAAGCTAGTCAGCTACACACGAGGTGGGAATACATCTGGAGAGCTCCCGGAAAACCAATGCATCGGGACGATGCAGGAAACTGAAGATCTACGGAAATGCTATGCACAACGCTTCAATAATAAAGTGAGAGGACTCGCCGAGGAGAGCCCAGAGGAAGCCTGGTTCAATCAGATCACCGGTTATCATGGTCGATCCTATAAACAAATAAAGACATGGCTAGATGTAGCCACTAAAATACCGTCCGGAAAGGCAG
Coding sequences:
- a CDS encoding Lon protease family protein; the encoded protein is MPISPLSPLSSDQLYRSSELSGLEADCKSTKHLTPLDEIVGQERAQQAVEFAMSMPDKGYNIYAIGRNGLGKRTMVMRYLDRYEPNGRGHSLHDWCYVINFDEARVPKVLKMSAGSGIEFKKDVEKFIIKLTKSLPLAFDNEMYYSSAEKLKSQLSNRQESALTGLTKEAKDTSISLTITAQGSYELVAMNGEEAHTDETFKALSKKQQDVLETSIVELESKLRVIIRQFTVWEEEYSDKQQKQDEQVAQDVLSHLMTKLKEKYSGIPAVKSYLGAMHKDILDNLDLFLEDNEEQLALSYASLDKKMPRRYQVNVLVNQDDGKMPIIVEESPNYHSIFGYIENATFKGTIFSDFSLIRSGSLHKANGGVLMIDAAKVLEQPYVWDGLKRALRSRKLSLSSLEREVTLSGTISLDPEAIPLDVKIILFGDYQTYQLLQHYDPEFSELFRVTADFEDVMPRTEKSEALYAKFISSIVHGNKMLHCDRNAIKRIIEFSSRQADDQNKLSLHSADIANLLRESNYCARAVNANMIRASHVEQALHNHEMRVCRLKDNVMESFITGTTLISTEDHVVGQVNALSVIATSDHQFGAPNRITATTAFGEGRVFDIERKVDLGGSLHSKGVMILSAYLASLLGKTAKIPLTTHITFEQSYGGVDGDSATMAELCAIVSSFSNQAIRQDVAITGSMNQFGEAQPIGGVNEKIEGFFDVCTIMGRTNTQGVIIPKTNVQNLMLRSDIVEAVKKGKFNIWAIDHVSQAIELLTGIESGINLGTKSKQQDEHPAASVLGLAQARLSELRKTSPASSVE